The sequence GGACCGGACCGAGGTCGCCGTCGAGCACTTGGTCGAGGTTGTAGGCCTTGTAGCCAGTGCGGTGGTCGGAGATCCGGTTCTCGGGGAAGTTGTAGGTGCGGATCCGCTCGGAACGGTCCACGGTGCGGACCTGGCTGCGGCGGGCCTCGCCGGCGGCGGCGTCGGCCTCCTCCTGCGCGGCGGCCAGGAGTCGGGCACGGAGGATCCGCAGCGCCTGCTCCTTGTTCTGCAGCTGGCTCTTCTCGTTCTGGCAGCTCACCACGATGCCGGTCGGCTCGTGGGTGATCCGGACGGCCGAGTCGGTCGTGTTGACGCTCTGGCCGCCGGGCCCCGAGCTGCGGAAGACGTCGATGCGCAGGTCGTTGTCGTGGATCTCCACGTCGATGGCCTCGGCCTCGGGCAGCACCAGGACGCCGGCTGCGCTGGTGTGGATGCGGCCCTGGGACTCGGTCACGGGGACGCGCTGCACGCGGTGGACGCCACCCTCGAACTTCAACAGGGCGTACGGCGTCTCCTCGGCGCTGGCGCCCTTCACCGCGACCGTCACGGACTTGTAGCCCCCGAGGTCGGACTCGGTGGCGTCGATCAGCTCGGTCTGCCAGCCGGTGCGCTCGGCGAACCGGGAGTACATCCGCAGCAGGTCGGCGGCGAACAGCGCGCTCTCCTCGCCGCCCTCGCCGGACTTGACCTCCAGCAACGCGTCCTTGTCGTCCGCCGGGTCCCGCGGGACGAGGAGCCGGCGCAACCGCTCGGCCGACTCCTCCCGCGACGTGGCGAGGTCGTCGGCCTCCTCGGCGAAGGCGCCGTCGTCGACGGCGAGCTCACGCGCAGCGGACTCGTCCTCGCCGAGCTGCTGCCACTCCCGCCACCCGGCGATGATGCGGCCGAGCTCGGCGTAGCGCCGGTTCAGCCGCCGCGCGAGGCGGGCG comes from Nocardioides panacisoli and encodes:
- the prfA gene encoding peptide chain release factor 1; translation: MFEAVEGLLVEHGEIEQRLAEPETHADARLARRLNRRYAELGRIIAGWREWQQLGEDESAARELAVDDGAFAEEADDLATSREESAERLRRLLVPRDPADDKDALLEVKSGEGGEESALFAADLLRMYSRFAERTGWQTELIDATESDLGGYKSVTVAVKGASAEETPYALLKFEGGVHRVQRVPVTESQGRIHTSAAGVLVLPEAEAIDVEIHDNDLRIDVFRSSGPGGQSVNTTDSAVRITHEPTGIVVSCQNEKSQLQNKEQALRILRARLLAAAQEEADAAAGEARRSQVRTVDRSERIRTYNFPENRISDHRTGYKAYNLDQVLDGDLGPVLASCVDADMAERLAALEEGSGG